In Cygnus atratus isolate AKBS03 ecotype Queensland, Australia chromosome 5, CAtr_DNAZoo_HiC_assembly, whole genome shotgun sequence, a single window of DNA contains:
- the CHST1 gene encoding carbohydrate sulfotransferase 1 isoform X2, whose amino-acid sequence MQCSWKAVLLLALASIAIQYTAIRTFTAKSFHSCPIPSPVNCSLSQDTDAPDRLCDESPTFAYNLSRKTHVLILATTRSGSSFVGQLFNQHFDVFYLFEPLYHVQYTLIPKLTQSKSTTDRRVMLGASRDLLRSLYDCDLYFLENYIKPQPINHTTDRLFRRGASKALCSPPVCEPLGAADLHLEEGDCVKKCGTLNLTLATESCREHGHVAIKTVRVPEVSDLRALVEDPRLNLKVIQLVRDPRGILASRSETFRDTYRLWRIWDGTGRKPYNLDVTQLTTVCEDFWNSVSTGLNRPPWLKGKYMLVRYEDLARNPMKKTEEIYDFLGIPMDSNVERWIQNNTRGDRSSSKHKYGTVRNSAATAEKWRFRLSYEIVAFTQHACQQVLAQLGYKTAGSEEELKNLSISLNLH is encoded by the exons ATGCAATGTTCCTGGAAGGCTGTCCTCCTACTAGCCTTGGCATCCATTGCGATCCAGTACACAGCAATCCGGACCTTCACCGCCAAGTCCTTCCAcagctgccccatccccagccccgtGAACTGCAGTCTGAGCCAGGACACCGATGCGCCCGACCGGCTGTGCGACGAGAGCCCCACCTTCGCCTACAACCTCTCCAGGAAGACGCACGTCCTCATCCTCGCCACCACCCGCAGCGGCTCCTCCTTCGTGGGGCAGCTCTTTAACCAGCACTTCGACGTCTTCTATTTATTCGAGCCCCTCTACCATGTCCAGTACACGCTGATCCCAAAGCTGACCCAGAGCAAGAGCACGACGGACAGGCGGGTCATGCTGGGGGCCAGCCGCGACCTGCTGCGGAGCCTGTACGACTGCGACCTCTACTTCTTGGAGAACTACATCAAGCCCCAGCCCATCAACCACACCACCGACCGCCTCTTCCGCAGGGGGGCCAGCAAGGCGCTGTGCTCGCCGCCTGTCTGCGAGCCCCTGGGAGCCGCCGACCTCCACCTGGAGGAAGGAGACTGCGTGAAGAAGTGCGGCACCTTGAACCTGACGCTGGCCACCGAGTCCTGCAGGGAGCACGGGCACGTGGCCATCAAAACCGTGCGGGTGCCCGAGGTCAGTGACCTGCGGGCCCTGGTGGAGGACCCGCGGCTGAACCTGAAGGTCATCCAGCTGGTGAGGGACCCCCGGGGGATCCTGGCGTCCCGCAGCGAGACCTTCCGGGACACCTACCGGCTGTGGAGGATCTGGGACGGCACCGGCAGGAAGCCGTACAACCTGGACGTGACCCAGCTCACCACGGTGTGCGAGGACTTCTGGAACTCCGTCTCCACCGGCCTCAACCGGCCGCCATGGCTCAAGGGCAAGTACATGCTGGTGCGGTACGAAGACCTGGCCAGGAACCCCATGAAAAAGACCGAGGAGATCTACGATTTCCTGGGCATCCCCATGGACAGCAACGTCGAGCGCTGGATACAGAACAACACCCGGGGAGACCGGTCCTCGTCCAAACACAAGTATGGGACGGTGCGCAACTCGGCGGCCACGGCGGAGAAGTGGCGCTTCCGCCTGTCCTACGAGATCGTGGCGTTCACCCAGCACGCCTGCCAGCAGGTGCTGGCGCAGCTCGGCTACAAAACCGCCGGCTCCGAGGAGGAGCTGAAGAACCTCTCCATCAGCCTG AATTTGCACTAA
- the CHST1 gene encoding carbohydrate sulfotransferase 1 isoform X1 → MQCSWKAVLLLALASIAIQYTAIRTFTAKSFHSCPIPSPVNCSLSQDTDAPDRLCDESPTFAYNLSRKTHVLILATTRSGSSFVGQLFNQHFDVFYLFEPLYHVQYTLIPKLTQSKSTTDRRVMLGASRDLLRSLYDCDLYFLENYIKPQPINHTTDRLFRRGASKALCSPPVCEPLGAADLHLEEGDCVKKCGTLNLTLATESCREHGHVAIKTVRVPEVSDLRALVEDPRLNLKVIQLVRDPRGILASRSETFRDTYRLWRIWDGTGRKPYNLDVTQLTTVCEDFWNSVSTGLNRPPWLKGKYMLVRYEDLARNPMKKTEEIYDFLGIPMDSNVERWIQNNTRGDRSSSKHKYGTVRNSAATAEKWRFRLSYEIVAFTQHACQQVLAQLGYKTAGSEEELKNLSISLVEERDFLPFS, encoded by the coding sequence ATGCAATGTTCCTGGAAGGCTGTCCTCCTACTAGCCTTGGCATCCATTGCGATCCAGTACACAGCAATCCGGACCTTCACCGCCAAGTCCTTCCAcagctgccccatccccagccccgtGAACTGCAGTCTGAGCCAGGACACCGATGCGCCCGACCGGCTGTGCGACGAGAGCCCCACCTTCGCCTACAACCTCTCCAGGAAGACGCACGTCCTCATCCTCGCCACCACCCGCAGCGGCTCCTCCTTCGTGGGGCAGCTCTTTAACCAGCACTTCGACGTCTTCTATTTATTCGAGCCCCTCTACCATGTCCAGTACACGCTGATCCCAAAGCTGACCCAGAGCAAGAGCACGACGGACAGGCGGGTCATGCTGGGGGCCAGCCGCGACCTGCTGCGGAGCCTGTACGACTGCGACCTCTACTTCTTGGAGAACTACATCAAGCCCCAGCCCATCAACCACACCACCGACCGCCTCTTCCGCAGGGGGGCCAGCAAGGCGCTGTGCTCGCCGCCTGTCTGCGAGCCCCTGGGAGCCGCCGACCTCCACCTGGAGGAAGGAGACTGCGTGAAGAAGTGCGGCACCTTGAACCTGACGCTGGCCACCGAGTCCTGCAGGGAGCACGGGCACGTGGCCATCAAAACCGTGCGGGTGCCCGAGGTCAGTGACCTGCGGGCCCTGGTGGAGGACCCGCGGCTGAACCTGAAGGTCATCCAGCTGGTGAGGGACCCCCGGGGGATCCTGGCGTCCCGCAGCGAGACCTTCCGGGACACCTACCGGCTGTGGAGGATCTGGGACGGCACCGGCAGGAAGCCGTACAACCTGGACGTGACCCAGCTCACCACGGTGTGCGAGGACTTCTGGAACTCCGTCTCCACCGGCCTCAACCGGCCGCCATGGCTCAAGGGCAAGTACATGCTGGTGCGGTACGAAGACCTGGCCAGGAACCCCATGAAAAAGACCGAGGAGATCTACGATTTCCTGGGCATCCCCATGGACAGCAACGTCGAGCGCTGGATACAGAACAACACCCGGGGAGACCGGTCCTCGTCCAAACACAAGTATGGGACGGTGCGCAACTCGGCGGCCACGGCGGAGAAGTGGCGCTTCCGCCTGTCCTACGAGATCGTGGCGTTCACCCAGCACGCCTGCCAGCAGGTGCTGGCGCAGCTCGGCTACAAAACCGCCGGCTCCGAGGAGGAGCTGAAGAACCTCTCCATCAGCCTGGTAGAGGAGAGAGACTTCCTGCCCTTCTCTTAA